In the Oryza glaberrima chromosome 6, OglaRS2, whole genome shotgun sequence genome, one interval contains:
- the LOC127777121 gene encoding inactive poly [ADP-ribose] polymerase RCD1-like isoform X3 produces the protein MDSLQKSHDLCLKRKLVDDCLSKDFKYRRVEEDNVSSNVESRPLPGSASQSCCIQPNLAKDCVNYLKSGLPSRIAFYKQGAWCDFPQKIMESLVEGFKADKSSAVVVMDDQPLLVDFLSMTMVNLKTRKQRSVSWLDGTGKWFFPSAFFDEGVDESRKLNMGSEGSGQGLTEGMVPKAPNELVKQAVVETSSPVLQNSCIPDILRKKIVPVERGSESFQFVQNLFLSGMGSFASPKNLLHIHRYSAEDVTAQCRLESFARQMRLTRKKIGYADVRYGWLGSRKQDIVGVLINGFISTGQTSHSSDMRTGVYLSPENRAFTSVGLCDVDEKGVQYMLLCRAILGNMGTIKPGSQDEFLSIYDSGVDNCSNPSYYVIWPSKLGTHISLEYLISFRLTPEIQDYLLHLKGLWLCPPPKEVEVDLSTLQPENKITREEMVKKIIIIVGEQLLLDSLTKLNYNPSEWYKSCSEVNCHPLSIKLDPISNSRININSASGRASNDSQAPSVQPQKCGPVDSTVVSMALKREQFSIPSMCSESFSSHCTKSQDSVVRMRPDDTLVRRALISDSVNGCDSVGPTVESHCHSLLSQNFDSEGHASHVVSMFGNSAARLHSSAPCMTTEAQVFVAPSRAYENSSSLNAEGSDAVISSIAPQVHAPSIPPQDCPRTSVAPHLCLPRSMAPHLRVLRKISKVHLTNMPEAHYSSAATMVPVICKPPLFGITQKGHGVHTSSMMCTTPNVVLHGPDHPAKLADTERNAPSLINGALRREVQVQRPNQGVDASSIITQAADTLVALSAHGEKGW, from the exons ATGGATTCGCTTCAGAAGTCCCACGATTTGTGCCTGAAGCGCAAGCTTGTTGATGATTGCCTGTCGAAAGACTTCAAGTATCGCCGCGTCGAAGAGGATAATGTATCTTCCAATGTGGAGAGCAGGCCCTTACCCGGTTCAGCTTCTCAGAGTTGCTGCATTCAACCTAATCTGGCTAAAGATTGTGTTAATTACCTGAAAAGCGGGTTGCCAAGTCGCATTGCATTTTACAAACAAGGTGCATGGTGTGATTTCCCTCAGAAAATAATGGAGTCCCTTGTTGAGGGATTCAAAGCTGATAAATCTAGTGCTGTAGTTGTGATGGATGATCAGCCTCTGCTTGTTGATTTCTTGTCGATGACCATGGTGAACCTAAAAACAAGAAAGCAGAGATCTGTTTCATGGCTAGATGGCACTGGCAAGTGGTTTTTTCCTTCTGCATTCTTTGACGAGGGCGTTGATGAATCCAGAAAATTAAACATGGGTTCTGAAGGCAGCGGACAAGGTCTAACTGAGGGGATGGTTCCAAAGGCTCCAAATGAACTGGTGAAGCAAGCTGTCGTTGAAACTAGCTCTCCAGTTTTACAGAATTCTTGTATTCCTGACATATTACGCAAGAAGATTGTGCCTGTTGAAAGAGGCAGTGAGAGCTTTCAGTTTGTTCAGAACCTTTTCCTCTCTGGCATGGGTTCATTTGCATCACCTAAAAACTTACTTCATATTCATCGGTACTCTGCAGAGGATGTCACAGCACAATGTAGACTTGAGTCTTTTGCAAGACAGATGAGGTTGACGAGAAAGAAAATTGGTTATGCTGATGTGAGATATGGATGGCTTGGATCTAGGAAGCAAGACATAGTTGGAGTTTTGATTAATGGTTTTATTAGCACTGGACAAACAAGTCACAGTTCTGATATGCGTACTGGTGTGTATCTCTCGCCTGAAAACCGTGCATTTACCAG TGTTGGTCTCTGTGATGTTGATGAAAAAGGAGTTCAGTACATGTTGCTGTGCCGAGCAATATTGGGCAACATGGGAACTATAAAACCAGGATCACAGGATGAGTTTCTAAGCATATATGATTCTGGTGTTGACAATTGCTCCAATCCAAGCTATTATGTGATTTGGCCATCAAAGCTAGGCACTCATATTTCTCTGGAATATCTCATTAGTTTTAGGCTCACACCAGAAATTCAAG ACTACTTGCTTCACTTGAAGGGTTTATGGTTGTGCCCACCACCAAAAGAAGTGGAAGTGGATCTTTCTACTCTTCAACCT GAAAACAAGATTACTCGTGAGGAAATGGTCAAGAAAATTATCATAATAGTTGGAGAGCAATTGCTTTTGGATTCCTTGACGAAACTTAACTACAAT CCGTCAGAATGGTACAAGTCTTGTTCAGAAGTTAACTGTCATCCTTTAAGTATAAAACTGGATCCTATCTCCAACAGTAGAATTAACATAAACTCTGCATCTGGAAGAGCTAGCAACGATTCTCAAGCACCAAGTGTACAACCTCAGAAATGTGGACCTGTGGATTCTACAGTAGTAAGCATGGCCCTCAAAAGAGAACAATTCTCCATCCCAAGTATGTGTTCTGAAAGCTTTTCATCCCATTGCACAAAAAGTCAGGATTCTGTTGTGAGGATGAGACCCGATGACACCCTTGTGAGGAGGGCATTAATCAGTGATAGTGTTAATGGCTGTGATTCTGTTGGACCAACTGTTGAATCGCATTGCCATTCTCTCCTTTCGCAGAATTTTGACTCTGAAGGGCATGCTTCTCATGTAGTATCAATGTTTGGAAACTCTGCAGCAAGACTACATTCTAGTGCACCATGTATGACAACTGAAGCCCAGGTGTTTGTTGCACCAAGTAGAGCATATGAGAACTCATCATCTCTGAATGCTGAAGGCAGTGATGCTGTGATTTCAAGCATAGCCCCTCAAGTCCATGCACCAAGTATTCCCCCTCAAGATTGTCCACGAACGAGTGTGGCACCTCACCTCTGTTTACCAAGAAGTATGGCGCCCCACCTCCGTGTACTGAGAAAGATTTCTAAGGTTCATTTAACTAACATGCCTGAAGCTCACTATTCCAGTGCAGCAACTATGGTTCCTGTCATCTGTAAACCTCCATTGTTTGGCATTACCCAAAAAGGGCATGGTGTTCATACATCAAGTATGATGTGTACAACACCAAATGTAGTTCTCCATGGTCCTGATCACCCTGCAAAGTTGGCAGATACAGAGCGTAATGCTCCGTCACTAA TAAATGGGGCGTTGAGAAGAGAGGTACAAGTACAACGCCCCAATCAAGGTGTTGATGCTAGTAGCATCATCACCCAAGCAGCAGATACACTCGTGGCGTTATCAGCCCACGGTGAGAAAGGCTGGTAG
- the LOC127777121 gene encoding uncharacterized protein LOC127777121 isoform X6, with translation MLLCRAILGNMGTIKPGSQDEFLSIYDSGVDNCSNPSYYVIWPSKLGTHISLEYLISFRLTPEIQDYLLHLKGLWLCPPPKEVEVDLSTLQPVVCESDNGPTSPWIPFRVLFGTIQDSISSLARELLFHHYQELKENKITREEMVKKIIIIVGEQLLLDSLTKLNYNPSEWYKSCSEVNCHPLSIKLDPISNSRININSASGRASNDSQAPSVQPQKCGPVDSTVVSMALKREQFSIPSMCSESFSSHCTKSQDSVVRMRPDDTLVRRALISDSVNGCDSVGPTVESHCHSLLSQNFDSEGHASHVVSMFGNSAARLHSSAPCMTTEAQVFVAPSRAYENSSSLNAEGSDAVISSIAPQVHAPSIPPQDCPRTSVAPHLCLPRSMAPHLRVLRKISKVHLTNMPEAHYSSAATMVPVICKPPLFGITQKGHGVHTSSMMCTTPNVVLHGPDHPAKLADTERNAPSLINGALRREVQVQRPNQGVDASSIITQAADTLVALSAHGEKGW, from the exons ATGTTGCTGTGCCGAGCAATATTGGGCAACATGGGAACTATAAAACCAGGATCACAGGATGAGTTTCTAAGCATATATGATTCTGGTGTTGACAATTGCTCCAATCCAAGCTATTATGTGATTTGGCCATCAAAGCTAGGCACTCATATTTCTCTGGAATATCTCATTAGTTTTAGGCTCACACCAGAAATTCAAG ACTACTTGCTTCACTTGAAGGGTTTATGGTTGTGCCCACCACCAAAAGAAGTGGAAGTGGATCTTTCTACTCTTCAACCT GTAGTGTGCGAATCTGATAATGGACCAACTTCTCCATGGATCCCATTCAGAGTTCTCTTTGGAACAATACAAGACAGTATATCATCACTAGCAAGGGAACTGCTCTTTCATCATTATCAAGAGCTGAAG GAAAACAAGATTACTCGTGAGGAAATGGTCAAGAAAATTATCATAATAGTTGGAGAGCAATTGCTTTTGGATTCCTTGACGAAACTTAACTACAAT CCGTCAGAATGGTACAAGTCTTGTTCAGAAGTTAACTGTCATCCTTTAAGTATAAAACTGGATCCTATCTCCAACAGTAGAATTAACATAAACTCTGCATCTGGAAGAGCTAGCAACGATTCTCAAGCACCAAGTGTACAACCTCAGAAATGTGGACCTGTGGATTCTACAGTAGTAAGCATGGCCCTCAAAAGAGAACAATTCTCCATCCCAAGTATGTGTTCTGAAAGCTTTTCATCCCATTGCACAAAAAGTCAGGATTCTGTTGTGAGGATGAGACCCGATGACACCCTTGTGAGGAGGGCATTAATCAGTGATAGTGTTAATGGCTGTGATTCTGTTGGACCAACTGTTGAATCGCATTGCCATTCTCTCCTTTCGCAGAATTTTGACTCTGAAGGGCATGCTTCTCATGTAGTATCAATGTTTGGAAACTCTGCAGCAAGACTACATTCTAGTGCACCATGTATGACAACTGAAGCCCAGGTGTTTGTTGCACCAAGTAGAGCATATGAGAACTCATCATCTCTGAATGCTGAAGGCAGTGATGCTGTGATTTCAAGCATAGCCCCTCAAGTCCATGCACCAAGTATTCCCCCTCAAGATTGTCCACGAACGAGTGTGGCACCTCACCTCTGTTTACCAAGAAGTATGGCGCCCCACCTCCGTGTACTGAGAAAGATTTCTAAGGTTCATTTAACTAACATGCCTGAAGCTCACTATTCCAGTGCAGCAACTATGGTTCCTGTCATCTGTAAACCTCCATTGTTTGGCATTACCCAAAAAGGGCATGGTGTTCATACATCAAGTATGATGTGTACAACACCAAATGTAGTTCTCCATGGTCCTGATCACCCTGCAAAGTTGGCAGATACAGAGCGTAATGCTCCGTCACTAA TAAATGGGGCGTTGAGAAGAGAGGTACAAGTACAACGCCCCAATCAAGGTGTTGATGCTAGTAGCATCATCACCCAAGCAGCAGATACACTCGTGGCGTTATCAGCCCACGGTGAGAAAGGCTGGTAG